Below is a window of Fibrobacter succinogenes DNA.
CAGCAAACGAAAGCATGCCAAAAAGCCATACGCCCCATGTGTACAAATGAAAATCCGACATTGCCCTATCGATCTGGAAATACGAAATGGCAAGCGTAATGCACTGCGTAAAGCAGTAGACATTTAACGGGCTAAAGAAATCCTTCTTGAACCACCATGACTGAAATAGGCAAAAAATGACTACCAGAAAAAGGGCGGAACTGACCGGATATTCACTCACCCATGCAAACACAAACTAGACCTTTTTCTTTTGGAAGTAAGCCCTAAAAGCATTCCATTCACGGGATACAGAAGTCCCGCGCTTAGATTCGGTTTCCAGATAGTCGAGCAAGTTGCAAATAATCGTCGCAATAATGCAGGCCACCAGGAATACAAAGATCAAGGTGACAGCCCTGAGCGGGTAGATCTTCTTGTCGTTTTCCCAAGGCGGTTCAAGCACATGGAGGTTCTTGAGCATCTTGGCTTCTTCCAAGCGCATCTGTTCGCTCTGCTGGCGGAGCAGCTTGTACAAGGTTTCCTGGATGCGGATTTCCGATTCACGCCTCAAGTACTCTGCATAGAGCTCCGGAGACTTCTTGAGCTCGATCATACCGATATTGCTATGCTTGCCCTTGAGCGCTCCACCAAGAGCCGCATTCATGCCCTTGACGCGCTTCTGGAGTTCCTGGTAGCGCTTGCTGTTCTCGCCGCGGTCGAGCTTTTCAAAGTCCATTTCCATGCCCATTTCTTCACGCATGGCCTGCAACTCGCTCAAATACTTAATCGTCGCCCCGAGCTGGACCGACGGCTCATAAACATTGTTCCTCACCTGGAAGTCGACAAACGAATTCAGCACAGAATCTAAAACATGTTCGCAGGAATCCAAGCGCGTCTGGAAATATTCTCTGGACTGGCGAGCCTGATTCGTCTTAAACGAGTTAAAGGCAGAATCCGCTTTTTCAAGCATGAATTCTATAACCTGCACAGCGCGTTTCGGGTCTGTGTCCCTGTAATAGAGGAAGAACATGTCTTCCTTGTTGTAGTTCAAGCCGAAATTCTTGCGGAACTCCTTCAGCAAGTCCGCATGGAACTTGCCCTTGAACTTGTAGTGCTTTGCGAGGTTGAACTGTTCGATAACCTTGTCGTGCAGTTCCCAGGAATTGAGGATGGTCCATACAACATTCGCATCCTCGTTATCCATGGAAATCCCGAGAAGGGAACTCATTCCAGTCCCGCCAATCAGGCCACTGAGCGCCCCCGACATGGGCTGCGTCGATGCAGGCGGAGTAACAACCGCAGTCGCTGCGTACCTAGGCTCAATAACCCACATGACCAAGACAAAAGCGACTATGGTCGGGATAGTCACAAACCAAGAAAAAAACTTGAAATGCTTCAGGTCGCTATTGACGACTCGAAGGCAAAATTCGATAAAACCTGTAGATTCCTGCTTTTCCATAAATTACTTGTACGTTGCGTAAATGATGAACACCGTCGAAATAGTCGTCACAAGAGAGGTCAGGAACATGGTAAAGTCCTTGAACGACTCATAATGGCTCTTCGGAATTTCAATAACATCGCCCGGCAGAATCTGATCCGTAGCCACGTTGATGGAAATGGCCTTCGGCTTTTCACCGCGCCAGACCTTAACCTGTCCCCAGTTGCCCGTT
It encodes the following:
- a CDS encoding lipopolysaccharide biosynthesis protein gives rise to the protein MEKQESTGFIEFCLRVVNSDLKHFKFFSWFVTIPTIVAFVLVMWVIEPRYAATAVVTPPASTQPMSGALSGLIGGTGMSSLLGISMDNEDANVVWTILNSWELHDKVIEQFNLAKHYKFKGKFHADLLKEFRKNFGLNYNKEDMFFLYYRDTDPKRAVQVIEFMLEKADSAFNSFKTNQARQSREYFQTRLDSCEHVLDSVLNSFVDFQVRNNVYEPSVQLGATIKYLSELQAMREEMGMEMDFEKLDRGENSKRYQELQKRVKGMNAALGGALKGKHSNIGMIELKKSPELYAEYLRRESEIRIQETLYKLLRQQSEQMRLEEAKMLKNLHVLEPPWENDKKIYPLRAVTLIFVFLVACIIATIICNLLDYLETESKRGTSVSREWNAFRAYFQKKKV